The nucleotide window AAATTTACAATGGAATGAATATATACTTTACTTAAAATGCCATGTCCTAAGtgaccatttaaaaacaaagcatttttttttacaagattaTCCTGATCAAAGACATGTGTTTAAATCCAGACATTATTTtagtaacattttcaaaaaatgaaagtaaattaCATGGTTTAAGAAACAATTGTTAAACATCAAAAGTGTTTTACCCTTATATATTCCAGCCAATGCGTTGAGTCCACATTTGATAACCACCGAGTCTCATCAATAGTAGGATAAACTATTTCTTTAAGTTTACGCAAGGATTCTCTCATTACATGTATATTGTGAATTTCGAGAAAGACCAGCTCTGCATTTGGGTAGGCACTTTCACTTTCATATCCTCCACCTTTTGCCTGTCATtcaaaaggtaaaaataaagaaaagaacatgTACAGTACTTCAGTATAAGGTTGGAAGAGTTATTTCAGTCCAGTTTCAGGATTTTTTGAGAAAGGATTATTTTAGTactagaaaaaacaaaaccaaaaatatgcttttagtGAGAAGCACTAGGAGAGAGGTTTTTTTCTTAGAATAAAGAAATTCTATTGCAATAGGATTGATAACATTTGATAACACATCCAAACAGTTTCTCCTTTTTACTACTTAGGTCCTACTTAGAAACCTTAGGTCTTCTGTGGGTGTTACAGCATTATTTCTCAGGTCTATCTTCATGCTGCCTTCAACTCCTACCAGCCTTTCCAAAATGCTCCAAGCAACTTACCTTCCTTCCCATGCtctagggatttttttttaataagaaactgTTTTCACATCAAGTTCTCCTTATCTTCATCTCTTGCTCAGTCTTCAGCcctgaaataaagacagaacTACCACTGCTACTTAAGTTATCAACCTACCTTGTTTGTATCTGCAACACTATTCTGCCTGGCATCAAAGATGATAAGTTTATGTGACTGAGCATTGGCATCCATTATTGTCTGtaagtatttttcatcttctttacAATGCTTATCATTTGGGCCAACCAATGGTTGACTGCACCGTGTTATTGTTGCTTGGCTCTCAGGATGAATCCAGGATAATACCTggaataaagcaaaaatgattttaGCTTACTATACTAATATAAAAGCAGGAGGCCAGAGAGCAGTTAGACAATCACTGACTACATGGCATCAATTTTCTGGCAAATcaacaaatgcaaatttaagGACAAGCTGATGCAAAACCATTATTTACAACACACCAGCACCACTCATCCTAAAtgtggagaagaaagggagagggaagtgTCGGTCTCTTCTCCCTCATAACCAATGATGGGACACACGGGTATGGCAcaaggggaggttcagactggacatcaggaaaattttctttactgtaagagtggtcaaacactggaacaggcttccaaGAGAGGTGGCTGATGCCCCATGCTTGTCAAGTgctcaagaggcatttggataatatgctgtaacttttggttagccctgaagtggtcaggcagttggactctatgatctctgtcccttccaactattctattctatatcTGATCAGCTTGAAACATAAATGAATTCTAAACAATTTTTACTTCTAATAAAAACTAAGCTTGCCACTGTATCTTATTAATTAGGTTTGAAAAGAacaacagaggaagaaaaactgctTCCATGTAGAAATTTATGGACCTGTATGCTACTTTGCTAAGCAAATCTACAGCATGAACCATTTAGCACGTTATAGAGGTTCTTACACTACCTGCAAAATTTGTCTATTCTCAAAAAAAACACCGTGGCTGAAACAGATTACACACCAAATCAGAACACAAGTTAATATGCGAATTAGCATCAGACATCACTGTGTTAATTCCAAAAATTTATTACACAGCACAATAACCAAGCAATTAGACTCACATTTGAGTTGGCTTCTTCAGTTCTAAACCCATCAAGCCtaattcttcttcctttgcccCCTTGTCAGGAAGGAAGTGGGCCCATTGTtgttaaacaaaaaaagcccagaAGAACTCCGATCATTTCTTATAAGCTAAAAATACATAGAGAACTTCTATCTCCTTGTAAAAGTTTCACTTACTGGAACTCTGCCTTTGGCTCTAAACGCTGCCACTTTTGAGAGGTCATCATCCTTTACACTGGTTGGCACAACAAGAACAGCAGGATATGTATCACAAAGCTCATAGGTGTTGTTAATTTTGGATATTTTCCAACTCTCATTAGGCAAGCcctataagaaaacaaaacatttttgtatttttcaggtTAGACCTCTACATATCTGGGTTTGGTGATGAAAATTTTGGtatgctacattttttttttttttttaataaagtgtgCCCACATTTTTGTACGAACAAGTTACAAACTTTAGCTCTTCAGACTGTACCATAAACCAAAACACCAAAAGACTTTCCTATTACCTTATAAAGCACTTCAAATGGTTATTTTGCATACATAGGCTGTACACTCAAGTAAAAACTGATcatataatgaaataattttgcagcTGGGAAACCAGATTTACAATGAGAAACTAAGGTTACTCTTCTGTTAAATGATGTGTATTCAAGACCAAATTTTTGTAGAGGCtatgttttctaaaaacagCACTTAGAAAAGGTGGACTTAAGAATGTATGTTAACAAAGACCAATTTGCTGAAATATTCAGCACATGTTGTGTCCATCAACTTCAGCAGGTACTCAACACTCTCCCAGTCAGGCCACTTGCCCTGTTATTTCCTAAATATGAGATCTAGACAGTGTCTGCATGTAGAGATGAAAACTTTTgagttttttgttgctgttgttgaaaCGACTTTGGGGAAGGTGGAGAAACAAACAAGTAACATGCCAAGTAGATGTAACTTACCTGCCTCTTATATTCTGCCATTGGATCGTATACTTTCCATCCATTAACAGCAAACTTTTCTTTGTAGTTGAATGCAAAAAGAGGCTGAAGACAACAAAGCAAAGGCTTACATTACTATCTGATAGGCTGTAAGCACAGTAAGCTCCAAAACACAGACCCCTATAATATCTCAGATGTAACATTTCTAGAACTCTTTAACAGCAGTCATACGACTTTGAGTCAAGAGTGGACAACACTATgctaaaaagtaaataaaagacaagtttttctttcaagtagATGCTATGCAATTAACAAAATCAAGAAAGGAAACAGTTAAAGTTACTTGCCTGTGATCATAGAACAGATCAAAGGCAAAGCCAGGATGAACTGGTTAAAAAAAACTGGTCTCCTACCTTCCAACCAGTTCCTTACCcacacaagcacacaaaacAGCATTCCGCAGATAATTAACAATACGACTAGTTGTACCTATGTTTCATACAGACCTTCTAGACTGAATTATCTGCTGCAGAAAATTAGAGTCtctatacatatatttattcttaatcAACAACATTAGGCAAATTTACATCTCAATGGTTATGTACAAATTCACTAATTTCACTGATAGCAAGACATAGCATAATGTTTTATGatgcaacaaaggaaaaaggatcagagcagcttccctgctctgtaacagattttatttatcaaTATCTTAATGTTTGTTATACCACACTTGTATTTCCCCACTTACAGTTTCAAAGAATAGGACAGACCCTGACAGCCTTCTCTACATCGTAAGACCTACCAGTCCATTAGACACGGGAAATGCACGTGTTACAAGGTTTTCAAAAATCTCcaatctgttctgctcttccTGTTTATAGGCAAGCCGCAAATTTCTCATATCCTGTCAAAAATACGTCACAGTATTTTACCCCAgggtaaatttaaaaaataaataaataaatagcagttATAAGAAATATGACTGAAGGAAAGTATATACGTAACACTAAGTCACTGACATCACTGGACCCATGTCAGAACAAAGTTCTGTAACTGTTTGTATCAGATGACTGCAGTTGTCTTTGGAGTTGCTGGATACCACAACAATAATTCACTCTTGGGACAAAAGGCAGAAGCATTGAAGATTACACAGTGTCACAAGAGGAATTGAAATGCATTATCTAAATGAAGCAAGGTTTAAATACAGGGAAGTGAGcagacagagaaacagcaaatgTGCATGCAGATTCCTCttacagaaaagtgaaatgaaaatccTTAACATGAATAAATCTGTACCATGTCATACCTTGCAAACTATTTCTATACCACATGAGTTGTCTCCATGGCTCTGTACTCCAATTTTTTCAACTCTACTTATCACTCCAAGAggaacatcaacaacaaaaggtGGATCCTGaaatttgtaaataaaacaaatgaatctTGTTACATCCAGAGGAACACACCCTCTTATTATTCACGTGTGTTTCATTAGGGTCAACTACAATTTCTGTTTAATAGACTGCTATGGAACAtcattctttactgaaagggttgtgaggcattggaacaggctgcccagggaggtggtggagtcaccatccctggaagtcttcaaaagacgtttagatgtagagcttagggatatggtttagtggggactgttagtgttaggttagaggttggactcgatgatcttgaggtctcttccaacctagaaattctgtgattctgtgattctgtgatcatgcTTCACTTACAACAAACCTGTCACCTTTTGAAATCTACTTCAGCAATATTTCTACCCGAAAGGAAATGCAGATAGATAGTGAGGGCTTACCCTTTCCACACTTTTGATGTACATTCTGAAGTCCGTCACTGTCAGTGTACCACTGACTGCTCCCATAAATGGACAGATATACATAACATCTTTAGCTGAAAAACAGACCaattaaagctttattttatcattACAGACATTTGTTCCATAAAAATCtacttccatttaaaaaaatggcaAGATTTTTGACGTTCCATAATACCTTAAGATTCTGATACTTGAACtgcaggaaagaggaaaaagtctGCTCTTAATAATCCAAATCCAAGATGCTGCTCAGCACCTACTGAGCAACTAGGGCTGTGCTGCTCGGAGAGCATGTCCTGCTCTAAGGGCAAACAGGTAACAAGAAGTCTGGCACCCTGCTGGTATTCTtagctgcaggcagccctggtCCCTGCGCAGAGGTGTAAAGCACCCACACTCACCTCAGAGAGAGAGCATGCAAATAGTAATTACTGAAGAGTATGCAACTGACCTCAGAGTTTTTCCGTGTCACGCTCATAACttcatttatgcttttatttgaaagaacaCACATTCTTTTCTAGGCAAGAACTGTACTGCTAAAACAGAGCTTGCCAACATAGgccaaaatgaaataaatccaGCTAAGAACTGGAAATGAAGTTTTATATAAACTTCATGTTCTTTGTTCTCacaatttaaaacttttctaTCTACGCAGTATCCTCAGCAGCCCCAAGCAGAAATAcaaccccatccagccccatggAACAAACTAACTCCTGACATAAAATGATTTATCTATACAGAGCAATCATCCGGTTGCTCTGTCAGGTCTACGTTTGgatttaaaagacaaagaaaagaaattcccATCAAATCTGCAAATCCAAACTAGCATTACATTGAAACAACAAAACTCAAAAGGAAATAAtagtctatttttaaataaacaagctAGGGAATTAATAGTATTCAACGTGGTACTCAGTAGTATGCTTACCAATAACTTTGATGGATTCTCCAGGAAAAAGCGGAGCCTCTTCCATCTGTGCTAGTTTGTTTCCATCCCGCAGTGCCTGGCAGAAACCCAAACCCATGAGTAAATCTCACTTCCCCTCTGTACTACATCGATACATTTTGATGCAAAAAGTGCTTTTACTACAAGATTACTGGAATACAAGAAGTGTATCTTTTTTATAAGGCACAACtgtattaaaaacacagaatgtgGTATTATAAATATTAGACATAGGTGTTAGTAACATATTAGTAACAAAGCTTTTATGCAACAGTTTCACATGCGAGCTACAGATAGCGTACAAAACCACGAACAATACCAGCTCaaatttataattaataatttgtTAGTCTTTTGCTAAAAGCAggtattattttgcttttttttttctttcttttttcttttcttttatttttttaatgtacttgagaacattttaaagctGATATTAAACTGTTTCCTATTCTTAACGGTGAACATTCAGTAATTGAATATTTTCATCGGAGAGCTTTTTATGGcagaagctttatttatttagcaattCTACTTTTGATTTTTAGTAGCAGGCAGAAACACCCCACCAGGTTGTATCTGAATCAATACCCTGCTGAGAGTGCCACAGTTACGGAAGAGGTCCACTGCAGGAATTTTGGATCCAGAAGGTCAGATTGAGAACACAGTAATAAtgaaatatagaagaaaaatcagtgatTTTAAAACAAGGGCTAGATTCCTAAGTTTTCATTTAGGTAATTGGCTTGATTCCTGAATGAGACACGATTAATCCTTCGGGTCCTTTGCTGGCAACTGAGATTTACTAaagattttaattaagaaaacaaaggtttGTGGGGCTTTTAAGAACCATATGAGAAAAACACTTCTTTCAGGTCAACATGATGAGAAAGTAAGGTTTCAATTTTGTACATCGTGAAGGGAGAATAAACAGAATGGTCTATTTTACAGTAAACAGATAGTCTTGCCTTGTATTACAGCTCTGatcaacataaaaataattggtAGGATCTGCCtgcctcaaaaataaaatgcaagccCTCATTAGGTAActtccaaaaacatttaaattggtctttggttttgtattttcctgGGTAGTAGCAGACTTTGATATCAGCACCTGATGACAAACGATGATGACATGCAGAGAACCAGCCAACGCTTACAGACTcgggtgggtgggtgggggtgCTCTGCCCATGGGGCCTGAAGTGTAGCATGACAGCTGGGCTACACCACATCAGATGGAAGCCCTACCTAGCACAGAACCAGTTCACACACTAAATGCTTTCTATTGGTtctctgaaatgagaaatatgaGGTTTCTATGGACTGTACTAGCATACAGCACTGTGCTACACAGTTAATGAAGGGAAGAGGAGTAGAACTTGCCACCTGATCAGCTTCTCCTTCAGAATGATAGCCATTGTGTCCATCCTGAATCTCCTGCATAGCATGAGGCAGCAGTAGGGTAAGAGAGAAGTAACGAGAAAAAACATGCAGACAACAGGTGAAAGGAcagaatcttttcttttttggtttccccttttttcatttctttccttaaagAGACAGCATATACTTTAACTCCACTTTTGCCCTGCAAATGCTCCCACTCCTGGCACAAACTGCTTTCCACAAAAAGATGCCAAGCTCTCGGGGCCACCCATTCAACGTTATTTGcacaacacaaaattaaaaatgactCCCTTTTGCACAAAGAGTCCATGCTAGTACACAGGCACAAAAAGTATGTACTGCCTTTTTAAGACAAGCAACTCCACAGCGAAGAAAATGAATTCAAGGTATGCCACATGCTTATAAATAGAAGAAATTGAGTACAGCTTGCAATGGTAGCATTAGGGGAAAAGTCATGCAatctttcaaggaaaaaatagctCAATGTCAGATAGAAGTATTTAGACAATTTGAACAACGCTCTACTGGGTAAACCACGTCTGAATTGAACTTTCAGTTTTATGGTTTCACGCATTTTTCCAGCAACTTCTGTGTTGCTGCTTGTCAGTAACTTTAGAGAACTTAAAATTATTCCTGGTGGCAAAATATGAATATTACTCACGTTTTTACATTACTTTCTGCAATCACGTCGGTAGCAAACCCTGAATATTTATTAAATCTGTTTAATAAACATCATGTCCCTATGCACTCCAAGTAGAAGCAAAAATGTCATTGGGTCAAATGAAGGAATTGTTTTAATACATTCAGCCAGAATtgttctttcatcttctttctgtATCAACTAGAGAGAAGTTGTATTGATGACATCCCAGTATTCCCCATCCACATGAAAAAACCTTCTCATTTGATAGGCTGAAAATCCAGATTTCAGTCTAAATTTAAGACTGTTTGCTGaaatcaatttttcttttaacagtatttttacagaaccccccaaaaagaaagaaggactTCAGATAGCTTCAGATAATTTGGACTCTACATGTgcttaaaaagttttaattaataaaagaatattttgaattataAAGGACTACTAATATTTAGGTCTTGATGGAATTCTGTTAAATTGAAATTGCTTAAGTTCCaaacataaaaatgttgtttctgaAATTACAGTAGATATCATGATCCCTGAGAGAAAACTAGAAGGAGCagcaaaaacaccaaaatattttaaataaatgaaagaaagagaagcacaGAAGATCATTCAAAGATCAAAGCCTTTACAAAGAGCTACGAAAAACCGAAGGAAAACAATCAATTTCTGTTACTCATTCCATGCCAAATATTTCAAGAGCCTTCTattccaagcaaaaaaaaaaaaaaaaagatcaactTGGATGTGTATGACTGGCCTAAACACATCATTCCAAATATGTAAAcaacagatgagaaaaagaaatcattcagACTTCATCTCTTGGTGTGCGACTGAACAAGAGCTCTTTGTGTGAATAAAGGCGTTAGACACATTTCATGAACAATGTCAGAACACTGTCCAGATCATTTCTCACTCCATAAATGTTTCTAAGAGAGAGGGACAAGAAAACAaggcatgctttttttttttttttttttttttttttttttttttttttaatctccaatGAGGAATGGGCAAGACCTGGTCCcaaaattatcattaaaaagataaaaagatgtAGGTCATTGCACTAGCGTCCGACTTCAAACCTAACTTCTAATTCTTCTACGGGGCTGTAGCAATTAAGGTAAAACATGTACAAAGGCAAGCATGAATCGGAATCTTATTTAAAGAGGACAGAGAAAGACGTAACGCTTTTAACCATTAATATTCTTCAGCACAGGTAACACATTAGAGTTGCTAATACAGTGCTCTGTAGTCCAAAGCATGTAAGCCTCAGTTGCAAGCATCCATTTTGTCAAAATTAATGTGATAAAACTGGAGTTAGTATTGCACATTCATAACATCATTTAAATATACTGCTCTCTTACACATCGACTTTTATTGCTCATGAAAACACAGTAACATGTATAAAGCATTTCTATGGCAAAGAAGCTGTTGCACTGCGTAGCAAAACGGTCTGACTGCTTCataaaaaacattaatgaaGTAAAGAAGAAGGCTTGACACACCAAGATCTCACACAGCACAAAAGACAAACAGGTAGGAGGCCGTCTTACTGCTAGCCAAGGGGAATCTTACCCGTATGTCAGGCCTCCTGAACACCTGTtagttaaaatacaaaatgttatcCAACAAAACAGGGTTTTGATTGTCAAAGATACTGTATCTTACTTCATAGGATTTCCAGAAGAACTCTACTTCCAAGCATATTAATTACAGGTggattttgaaaaaacaaaaacccaaaaaaccctaCGTGGATCCAGTAGCTCCCATCTGCAAAACTGCCTTGCTCTGAAAACAACCTAGCTGCTTC belongs to Anas acuta chromosome 13, bAnaAcu1.1, whole genome shotgun sequence and includes:
- the MTMR1 gene encoding myotubularin-related protein 1 isoform X1, with protein sequence MERAAAAGPPGEGGGVVRGRAGRPGVAAVAGAAGTGSRQASTETLDSPTGSHVEWCKQLIAATISSQISGSVPPEGVSRDYRVFRRPDIRALRDGNKLAQMEEAPLFPGESIKVIAKDVMYICPFMGAVSGTLTVTDFRMYIKSVERDPPFVVDVPLGVISRVEKIGVQSHGDNSCGIEIVCKDMRNLRLAYKQEEQNRLEIFENLVTRAFPVSNGLPLFAFNYKEKFAVNGWKVYDPMAEYKRQGLPNESWKISKINNTYELCDTYPAVLVVPTSVKDDDLSKVAAFRAKGRVPVLSWIHPESQATITRCSQPLVGPNDKHCKEDEKYLQTIMDANAQSHKLIIFDARQNSVADTNKAKGGGYESESAYPNAELVFLEIHNIHVMRESLRKLKEIVYPTIDETRWLSNVDSTHWLEYIRMLLAGAVRIADKIESGKTSVVVHCSDGWDRTAQLTALAMLMLDSYYRTIKGFEILIEKEWISFGHRFAMRVGHGGDDHADADRSPIFLQFIDCVWQMTKQFPAAFEFNELFLITILDHLYSCLFGTFLCNCEKERLKEELSTKTVSLWSYINSQLDEFTNPFYVNYENHVLYPVASLNHLELWVNYYVRWNPRMRPQVPIHQNLKELLAIRSELQKKVEDLQREAATRSISSSSDRGSSPSHSATPVHTSV